The Methanosphaera sp. BMS genome contains a region encoding:
- a CDS encoding MTAP family purine nucleoside phosphorylase — MIGVIGGTGAEGILDMYPLIESRDIKTDYGVSPTISILEVENRQVAYIPRHSKGHSTPPHMINYRANIEALHLIGVSDVFATNSVGSLDVDIQPGTLLIPDNFIDFTKNRVQTFYDDKVVHIDCTNPYCEGLRNLLIEGNDVCPRGIYIATEGPRFETGAEIQFYKSIGGKVVGMTGVPEVVLAREKQMCYASICAVSNYAASISPTNLTVSEVVDAMKMCEENLIELLTSTIKKTDKNRDCSCKKLLNDAII, encoded by the coding sequence ATGATTGGCGTTATTGGAGGAACAGGTGCCGAAGGCATACTTGACATGTACCCTCTTATTGAAAGCAGGGATATCAAAACGGACTATGGAGTAAGTCCTACAATCAGCATACTTGAGGTTGAAAATAGACAGGTAGCATATATTCCACGTCACAGCAAAGGTCACAGTACTCCTCCACACATGATTAACTACAGGGCAAACATTGAGGCACTGCACCTGATTGGAGTAAGTGACGTATTTGCCACAAACTCCGTGGGTTCACTTGATGTTGACATACAACCTGGAACGCTGCTTATTCCGGATAACTTCATAGACTTTACAAAAAATAGGGTTCAGACATTTTATGATGATAAAGTAGTTCACATCGACTGTACCAATCCATACTGTGAGGGTTTAAGAAATCTTCTGATTGAAGGCAATGACGTTTGTCCAAGGGGAATATACATAGCCACTGAGGGGCCACGATTCGAGACCGGTGCCGAGATTCAGTTTTATAAGAGTATCGGTGGAAAGGTTGTAGGCATGACAGGCGTACCGGAAGTGGTGTTGGCAAGGGAAAAACAGATGTGTTATGCCAGCATATGTGCCGTCAGCAACTACGCCGCATCAATATCCCCCACCAACCTTACAGTCAGTGAAGTTGTTGATGCCATGAAAATGTGTGAGGAAAATTTAATTGAATTATTGACAAGTACAATTAAAAAAACTGACAAAAATAGGGATTGTAGCTGTAAAAAATTGTTAAATGATGCAATAATATAA